The following coding sequences are from one Leptospira stimsonii window:
- a CDS encoding TetR/AcrR family transcriptional regulator has translation MKESIELDPSWPEGQKKIFLAAMEIFAQKGFSATTTGEIAKKAGVAEGLIFKHFKSKKELLLSLAMPIMEGFIAPLTLKRMKVIFSQEFNTLEEFLQAVFEERISFIRKNRNLIRIIVQEALISIEIRAILERVFKQRLAPLIIERLQSFQERGMIRDIPILSAFRLVATNLAGYILLTEIFFQPGEDWDGEAEIKRTIEFVASGLAPKKIESPVAKRQAKKKRTFPKATKGKKK, from the coding sequence ATCAAAGAAAGCATTGAGCTGGATCCGAGTTGGCCAGAGGGTCAAAAAAAGATATTTTTGGCGGCGATGGAGATCTTTGCTCAGAAAGGTTTTTCCGCTACGACGACGGGAGAAATCGCAAAGAAGGCTGGAGTCGCCGAAGGGCTGATCTTCAAACACTTTAAGAGCAAGAAGGAACTCCTTCTTAGCCTTGCAATGCCGATTATGGAAGGTTTTATCGCTCCTCTTACCTTAAAACGGATGAAGGTGATTTTCTCCCAAGAGTTTAACACTTTAGAAGAATTCCTACAGGCGGTCTTTGAAGAGAGAATCTCCTTTATACGAAAGAATCGAAATTTGATCCGAATCATTGTGCAGGAAGCGTTGATCTCGATCGAAATTCGTGCGATCTTAGAAAGAGTTTTCAAACAAAGGCTCGCCCCTTTGATCATAGAACGCCTACAGTCGTTTCAAGAACGAGGGATGATTCGGGACATTCCGATCCTTTCCGCGTTTCGACTCGTGGCTACAAATCTTGCCGGCTATATTCTTCTGACAGAGATATTCTTTCAACCCGGTGAGGACTGGGATGGAGAAGCCGAAATCAAACGAACCATAGAGTTTGTCGCAAGTGGTCTCGCCCCTAAAAAAATAGAATCTCCGGTTGCAAAACGCCAAGCGAAGAAAAAGAGAACGTTCCCTAAAGCTACAAAGGGGAAAAAAAAGTAA
- a CDS encoding LTA synthase family protein — translation MFQRIPTHLKLIFSYVVYFAVILLLYKIAFLSVYWYRLHGVPLDEIAIAFLLGFRFDLAVIGMTLGVFAFLSVLPYLNRFKAYRFFWGYTPILLGIWMIAHLIADIIYFENANKHIGYEGFVFIGKDLGVILKSALEQNTTTFIIGIGFLLIFLPVSTWLFLKYNPYEYKRESWKTYGAHLGIVLILTIIAVRGGIQESPIRATNAIVSGNNFVNNIALNGVFTSIMDLKSQSIPKFLKLEMGEAVTIVRKEIEYPGAEFVSEKYPILRVQKETNPGTPPNIVLIMLENWTGKFIRPISDGLVEGKEVAPHFNQLLKKGRFYNRFIASGGRTTNGMMSILTGIPDRPGLTVVRTHQVLGNFSGIGSIFKRMGYDTFFVTGGDLSFDNKSTLMPHWGFDTVMGEKEISKLGRFKLGAWGYDDADVLQLLHERISASKKPILGLALTLTTHYPYRTPSEKFRIFGPKTRDYDFLNVYNYADWAVHNFITQAEKSGYFKNTIFVFVADHTHHRYLDYYEDRNVPFLIYAPGRIAPALDETIASQLDVIPTILGLVGKKAAFSAMGRNLLAPGRTQTAYFAYGNLFGWIENEHFYLRFFDGIEDLSYNIVPPREKNNFCEKDPSVCEEMSKKAKAYLNLSYDLLNKNIVFPSETELIQLNKP, via the coding sequence ATGTTTCAAAGAATACCAACTCATCTCAAATTGATTTTCAGTTACGTAGTCTACTTCGCCGTCATTTTACTCTTATACAAGATCGCGTTTCTTTCGGTATATTGGTATCGTCTACACGGAGTTCCGTTAGACGAAATTGCAATCGCGTTTCTTTTGGGATTTCGATTCGATCTCGCAGTAATCGGCATGACCCTCGGGGTATTCGCATTCTTATCCGTTCTTCCTTACTTGAATCGTTTCAAAGCCTATCGGTTTTTTTGGGGATATACTCCGATCCTTTTGGGGATCTGGATGATTGCACATTTGATCGCCGATATCATATACTTCGAAAACGCAAACAAACACATCGGTTACGAAGGATTCGTATTTATCGGAAAAGACCTGGGTGTGATTTTAAAGTCCGCCTTGGAACAGAATACGACTACGTTTATCATCGGAATCGGATTCTTGCTGATTTTCCTTCCAGTCTCGACCTGGCTTTTTCTAAAATACAATCCATACGAATACAAAAGAGAATCTTGGAAAACCTACGGAGCTCATTTAGGAATCGTTTTGATCCTTACGATTATCGCAGTCAGAGGCGGAATTCAAGAATCTCCGATTCGTGCGACGAATGCCATCGTATCGGGAAACAACTTCGTCAACAATATCGCGTTAAACGGAGTTTTCACTTCGATCATGGATTTGAAAAGTCAGTCCATTCCAAAATTCTTAAAATTGGAAATGGGAGAAGCGGTTACGATCGTTCGAAAGGAAATCGAATATCCAGGAGCGGAATTCGTAAGCGAAAAGTATCCGATCTTACGGGTTCAAAAAGAAACCAATCCTGGAACTCCGCCTAACATCGTTTTGATTATGCTCGAAAACTGGACCGGAAAATTCATTCGCCCGATTTCGGACGGACTCGTAGAAGGAAAGGAAGTAGCGCCCCACTTCAATCAACTCTTAAAAAAAGGAAGATTCTACAATCGATTTATCGCGTCGGGAGGAAGAACGACTAACGGAATGATGTCGATTTTAACCGGAATCCCAGATCGTCCAGGATTGACCGTGGTTCGAACACACCAGGTTCTTGGAAATTTCTCCGGAATCGGAAGCATCTTCAAAAGAATGGGATACGATACTTTTTTTGTAACGGGAGGGGATCTCAGTTTTGATAACAAAAGTACACTCATGCCGCATTGGGGATTTGACACGGTTATGGGGGAAAAAGAAATCTCAAAATTGGGACGGTTCAAACTCGGCGCTTGGGGATACGACGACGCGGATGTATTACAATTATTGCATGAACGTATTTCCGCCTCGAAAAAACCGATCCTAGGATTGGCTCTGACACTTACGACCCATTACCCTTATCGAACTCCATCGGAAAAATTTAGAATCTTCGGTCCGAAAACAAGGGATTACGATTTCCTAAACGTTTACAACTACGCAGACTGGGCGGTTCACAACTTCATCACGCAAGCGGAAAAATCCGGCTATTTCAAGAATACAATTTTCGTTTTTGTCGCCGACCACACACATCACAGATATCTTGATTATTACGAAGATAGAAACGTACCCTTTCTCATCTACGCTCCCGGAAGAATCGCACCCGCGTTAGACGAAACCATAGCTTCACAATTGGATGTGATTCCCACAATTCTCGGCCTCGTCGGGAAAAAAGCGGCTTTCTCCGCGATGGGAAGAAATCTTTTAGCCCCGGGAAGAACTCAAACAGCCTACTTCGCTTATGGAAACCTCTTTGGCTGGATCGAAAACGAACACTTCTATCTGAGATTTTTTGACGGAATAGAAGACCTTTCATACAATATCGTCCCACCTCGTGAAAAAAATAATTTCTGCGAAAAGGACCCGTCCGTTTGCGAAGAGATGAGCAAAAAGGCAAAAGCCTATCTCAATCTCAGCTATGATTTATTGAATAAGAATATCGTCTTTCCTTCTGAAACCGAGTTGATCCAGTTAAACAAACCTTAG
- a CDS encoding sulfatase-like hydrolase/transferase, translating to MIKKKWNGFVSDFQFNIVSIFILPSIILLTDVILRWKIVSQMERLQWSYYLLSFFYSILIYSFLLLSLNLLLSFSKKGYWAFLTYVSLAYSICLVGSYGYYLYSGIMPNFFVFSYIFQEPFNSWTIFKGGLTIWSFIGFILLFLFLFVTLKVASSFPRPSRFLKSRFLSLSFAILLFAAFFHNNTRFNDQIYVSDTNSISFINRNIYNILTGDRLGSAGLQSRNKPILNRSSNPPKMNILIILSESLRRKSMSLYGYERDTTPFLNHWSKNPNDGSVVVFKKAFSNSSSTLISVPSLLSGVSPIQPVSLTHSAPLFWEYGQAAGLSTFYISSHSFRWNNFSGFFKNAGIDFLWNKEISGHNVFNDIGIDDRKTVEEFERHVKGLKEKNQNFAGVLHLNTNHFPYIIPEESIVFPIGKDAFAPYDNSVRYLDQLLESVFRFLQKENLSKDTLVIFTSDHGEGIFEHDYIGHIESNHIETVAIPMLFYIPNPLKNRIPLDRLRNNVERNVSNTDLIPTVADILGVSNQLEVKNYLSKLEGRSLFSNIPDDRRIFIANNNETSLYRVGMSYIQGNLHYMLRLNAFPPDEEAYDIQVDPNEKKNLWPSLDLKRKREIRKQLDGCSLCQDLYSTSGIQF from the coding sequence ATGATCAAAAAGAAATGGAACGGTTTCGTTTCCGATTTCCAATTTAATATCGTTTCGATTTTTATCTTACCTTCCATCATTCTTCTAACGGATGTGATTCTTCGTTGGAAAATCGTAAGTCAGATGGAAAGGCTACAATGGTCTTATTATCTACTTTCCTTTTTTTACTCGATCTTGATCTACTCGTTCCTTCTGCTGTCATTGAATCTTTTACTTTCCTTTTCTAAAAAGGGATACTGGGCATTTCTTACTTACGTCAGTTTAGCATATTCGATCTGTCTCGTGGGTTCTTACGGTTATTATTTGTATTCCGGTATCATGCCGAACTTTTTCGTTTTCTCCTATATTTTTCAAGAACCGTTTAACAGTTGGACCATCTTTAAGGGAGGACTTACGATCTGGAGTTTTATTGGCTTTATTCTACTTTTTTTATTTCTCTTCGTTACACTGAAAGTAGCTTCTTCGTTTCCGAGACCCTCTCGTTTTCTAAAAAGTCGATTTCTTTCTCTGAGTTTTGCCATCCTTCTTTTCGCCGCATTCTTTCATAATAACACTCGCTTTAACGATCAGATCTACGTTTCGGATACAAATTCCATTTCGTTTATCAATCGGAATATTTATAATATTCTAACCGGAGACAGGTTGGGCTCCGCTGGGTTGCAGTCTCGAAATAAACCGATTCTCAATCGAAGTTCGAATCCTCCGAAAATGAATATTCTCATCATACTAAGCGAAAGTCTTCGCAGAAAAAGTATGAGCCTTTACGGATATGAAAGAGATACTACCCCTTTTCTCAATCATTGGTCTAAGAATCCGAACGACGGCTCGGTAGTCGTATTCAAGAAAGCGTTTTCAAATTCGAGCTCCACTTTGATTTCGGTTCCAAGTTTGTTATCGGGAGTGTCTCCGATTCAACCCGTTTCTTTGACGCACAGCGCTCCCTTATTTTGGGAATACGGACAGGCCGCCGGTCTTTCCACGTTTTACATTTCCAGTCATAGTTTTCGTTGGAATAATTTCTCGGGTTTTTTTAAGAACGCCGGGATCGATTTTCTGTGGAATAAGGAAATCAGCGGTCACAACGTTTTTAACGATATCGGAATCGACGACCGCAAGACGGTGGAAGAGTTCGAACGTCACGTGAAAGGGCTGAAGGAAAAGAATCAAAACTTTGCAGGCGTTCTTCATCTCAATACAAACCACTTTCCGTACATCATTCCGGAAGAATCGATCGTATTTCCGATCGGAAAGGACGCATTTGCTCCGTATGACAATTCCGTCCGCTATTTGGATCAACTTCTCGAAAGTGTTTTTCGTTTTTTACAAAAAGAGAATTTATCAAAAGATACCCTGGTGATCTTTACTTCCGATCACGGAGAAGGCATTTTCGAACACGATTATATCGGTCATATCGAAAGCAATCACATCGAGACCGTAGCGATTCCGATGTTGTTCTATATTCCAAATCCGTTAAAGAATCGGATTCCCTTGGATCGACTTAGGAACAATGTGGAACGGAACGTTTCGAATACGGATTTGATTCCTACGGTTGCAGATATATTAGGGGTTTCTAATCAATTAGAAGTGAAGAATTATCTCTCCAAGCTGGAAGGTCGTTCCCTTTTTTCCAACATCCCGGATGATCGTCGTATTTTTATCGCGAACAATAACGAAACCTCCCTCTACAGAGTCGGTATGAGTTATATTCAAGGAAATCTGCACTATATGCTTCGTCTGAACGCGTTTCCTCCCGATGAAGAAGCCTACGACATTCAAGTTGATCCGAATGAGAAAAAGAATCTTTGGCCGTCCCTGGATTTAAAAAGAAAAAGAGAGATCCGAAAACAATTGGACGGTTGTAGTCTTTGCCAGGACTTATATTCCACTTCCGGAATTCAATTTTGA